One segment of Akkermansiaceae bacterium DNA contains the following:
- a CDS encoding low molecular weight protein arginine phosphatase translates to MPKPASRKSVLFVCTGNTCRSPMAEGLMRAAVRDRKDVHVGSAGVAAMPGHRVSSDTRAVLKAKNAPLKGFKSRQVDQALLADASLIVAMTGSHAAMVKRYFPGCARRVRLLCDFIHQDEGLAGADVPDPIGMGREAYEEVAEVIDLAIPGIIKALDK, encoded by the coding sequence ATGCCTAAACCCGCATCGCGTAAGAGCGTTCTTTTTGTATGCACAGGAAATACCTGTCGTAGCCCGATGGCAGAGGGGTTGATGCGGGCGGCTGTTAGGGATCGCAAGGATGTCCATGTCGGCTCGGCCGGAGTAGCGGCTATGCCGGGGCACAGGGTCAGCAGTGATACACGGGCTGTCCTCAAGGCCAAAAATGCCCCGCTGAAAGGCTTTAAAAGCAGGCAGGTTGATCAGGCACTACTTGCGGATGCGAGTTTGATTGTTGCGATGACCGGTTCACATGCGGCGATGGTGAAGCGCTACTTCCCCGGATGCGCGCGCCGGGTGCGATTACTCTGTGATTTCATTCATCAGGATGAAGGCCTGGCCGGTGCTGATGTGCCTGATCCCATCGGTATGGGACGCGAAGCTTATGAAGAAGTGGCCGAAGTGATCGATCTTGCTATTCCCGGCATTATCAAAGCATTAGACAAATAA
- the mutM gene encoding bifunctional DNA-formamidopyrimidine glycosylase/DNA-(apurinic or apyrimidinic site) lyase codes for MPELPEVETTRRGIEPHMLGKRIHHVDIRDRRMRWPVEDDVLNIEGKVISRIGRRAKYLLLGCDAGTLILHLGMSGSLRICPHEVDLKKHDHFILGIDGGMEMRLHDPRRFGAVIWHDAAAGEVLTHPLLAHLGPEPLEDGFHADYLWQTCRGRKTSIKQHIMNNRVVVGVGNIYACEALFRSGIRPTRPAGNLSKPRLAKLTWEIQSVLGEAIEQGGTTLRDFLREDGKPGYFKQNLHVYDREGQGCHSCGAAIKRIVISNRSTFHCPKCQR; via the coding sequence ATGCCCGAGTTACCCGAAGTAGAAACAACCCGACGGGGTATCGAACCCCACATGCTGGGCAAGCGGATTCACCACGTTGACATCCGGGACCGGCGCATGCGCTGGCCTGTGGAAGATGATGTTCTGAACATCGAAGGGAAAGTCATCTCCAGGATCGGCAGACGAGCCAAATACCTGCTGCTCGGCTGCGATGCCGGCACCCTGATCCTCCATCTCGGCATGTCCGGGAGCTTACGTATCTGCCCACATGAGGTGGACCTCAAGAAACATGACCACTTTATTCTGGGCATCGATGGCGGTATGGAAATGCGCCTCCATGACCCGCGCCGCTTTGGTGCCGTCATCTGGCATGACGCCGCGGCTGGCGAGGTGCTGACCCACCCACTGCTCGCCCATCTCGGGCCGGAGCCACTGGAGGATGGTTTTCATGCCGATTATCTTTGGCAAACATGCCGAGGGAGGAAAACATCCATCAAACAGCATATCATGAATAACAGGGTGGTGGTCGGGGTTGGAAATATTTACGCCTGCGAGGCATTGTTTCGCAGCGGGATTCGCCCCACCCGGCCAGCGGGCAACCTATCCAAACCCCGGCTCGCCAAACTCACCTGGGAGATCCAATCGGTGCTGGGTGAAGCGATCGAACAAGGGGGCACCACCCTGCGCGACTTCCTGCGCGAGGATGGCAAACCCGGCTATTTCAAACAAAACCTCCACGTCTACGACCGGGAAGGCCAGGGCTGCCACTCCTGTGGTGCGGCGATCAAAAGAATCGTCATTTCCAACCGCTCCACCTTCCATTGCCCGAAATGCCAGAGATAA
- a CDS encoding HAD family phosphatase → MKSLAPFSPANPAEWLLAFDFDGTLTIPEANPPVQPQFYELMQMMRDSHKAFWGINTGRSLMQTVQGLADARFPFLPDYIIAREREIYTPNEFGRWVGLPDWNSRCEKEHHKLFRRCRRVLKKLQQWIETETAAVWGMQEGEPAGIVASTASEMDFIVQKIDQEISSKPLLSYQRNGIYLRFSHSHYHKGSAMVEVARQLGLSADKTFAIGDSHNDLDMLDPAMASLLACPGNACDEVKTRVSSLGGYVSEGVASVGTIEALCASFITGGGL, encoded by the coding sequence GTGAAATCCCTAGCACCCTTCAGTCCAGCCAACCCCGCCGAGTGGCTGTTAGCTTTTGATTTCGATGGCACACTCACTATCCCCGAAGCCAATCCTCCGGTGCAACCACAGTTTTATGAACTGATGCAGATGATGCGCGATTCCCATAAAGCCTTTTGGGGGATTAATACGGGAAGGTCACTCATGCAAACGGTCCAAGGTCTTGCGGATGCCCGTTTTCCATTTCTTCCCGACTACATTATTGCCCGCGAAAGGGAGATCTATACACCCAATGAATTTGGGAGATGGGTGGGTCTGCCCGACTGGAATTCGCGTTGTGAAAAAGAGCATCATAAACTCTTCCGCAGGTGTCGCAGGGTGTTGAAAAAGCTCCAGCAATGGATTGAGACTGAAACCGCTGCTGTGTGGGGGATGCAAGAAGGCGAACCGGCAGGCATCGTTGCCTCCACCGCGAGCGAGATGGATTTTATTGTCCAGAAAATCGACCAGGAAATAAGCTCCAAACCGCTGTTGTCCTATCAACGTAACGGTATTTACCTGCGTTTCAGCCACAGCCACTACCACAAAGGAAGCGCGATGGTGGAGGTGGCCCGGCAACTCGGACTGTCAGCGGATAAGACCTTTGCCATCGGTGACAGCCATAACGATCTTGATATGTTGGATCCGGCGATGGCGAGTCTGTTAGCGTGCCCGGGTAACGCCTGCGATGAGGTGAAAACCCGGGTGTCATCCCTTGGTGGATATGTTTCAGAGGGGGTAGCCAGCGTGGGGACGATTGAAGCACTGTGCGCCTCGTTTATTACTGGCGGGGGACTGTAG
- a CDS encoding OmpA family protein, whose translation MDNDYSWNGGLRGTSSFRLPENEGMGKWVMISMIVAILLHVLIIVGLSRIDVILPEFIEESELRTQVVRVSSVDVDDSRPEVLPPEQPEIEDPAPIVPPADELDMLENLPDVEIDISPDIETIQVPMSDPAAAGEPEGESIEPMKAPVFEPELPEMGKTEDFFPRANDSQVTVDPGARNAEEYDPDAYTDTLRKGADGNSDDGLLKDFTSLDAMARMDGNSLLTSKALIGSDLLFDFNSATLRQSARVSLMKVALLIDKHPNLVCWLDGHTDLIGGEEANLVLSQKRAMAVKMWLVETLDLEDDRIAVRGFGKSQPLVKKGTVDEQAPNRRVEIKMRKSHPKDEVSGDKMNNEAAAKPVSKPPVSPPIKPAVKPPVKAIPVEEDEPPAITPPPAPPRAIVEPEDEPSVPAPSRAVPVEE comes from the coding sequence ATGGACAACGACTACAGCTGGAACGGTGGCCTGAGGGGGACTTCCTCATTCAGGCTTCCTGAAAATGAAGGCATGGGGAAATGGGTGATGATATCCATGATCGTTGCCATCTTGCTTCATGTCCTGATCATTGTCGGCCTGAGTCGTATTGATGTGATTCTCCCTGAATTTATCGAGGAATCGGAACTGAGGACCCAGGTTGTCCGGGTTAGTAGTGTGGATGTCGATGATTCGAGGCCGGAGGTTTTGCCTCCCGAGCAGCCGGAAATCGAGGACCCGGCCCCCATTGTCCCACCGGCGGATGAGCTGGACATGTTGGAAAACCTGCCCGATGTGGAAATCGACATCAGTCCTGACATTGAGACGATCCAGGTGCCGATGTCAGATCCCGCCGCAGCAGGGGAGCCGGAGGGGGAGAGTATCGAGCCCATGAAAGCCCCGGTTTTTGAGCCTGAACTCCCTGAGATGGGCAAAACCGAGGACTTTTTTCCACGAGCCAACGATAGCCAGGTGACGGTGGACCCGGGTGCCAGAAATGCGGAGGAATATGATCCTGACGCATACACGGACACCCTGCGCAAAGGCGCGGATGGGAATTCGGACGACGGCTTACTCAAGGACTTCACTTCTCTTGACGCCATGGCCAGGATGGACGGCAATTCGCTGCTGACCAGTAAGGCTCTGATTGGCAGTGATCTGCTGTTTGATTTCAATAGCGCCACCCTGCGGCAGAGTGCCCGCGTGAGCTTGATGAAGGTTGCCCTGCTGATTGATAAACATCCGAACCTGGTATGCTGGCTGGATGGTCACACCGACCTGATAGGTGGCGAGGAGGCCAACCTGGTGCTCTCTCAGAAACGTGCCATGGCTGTGAAAATGTGGTTGGTGGAGACGCTTGACCTCGAAGACGATCGCATCGCGGTGCGAGGTTTTGGCAAGTCGCAGCCGCTGGTGAAAAAGGGAACGGTTGATGAACAGGCGCCTAACAGGCGGGTTGAGATTAAAATGCGCAAGAGCCACCCCAAAGATGAGGTGTCCGGAGATAAAATGAATAACGAAGCAGCAGCGAAGCCTGTTTCAAAACCTCCTGTTAGCCCCCCTATAAAACCTGCTGTAAAACCTCCTGTGAAGGCCATTCCGGTCGAAGAGGACGAGCCCCCGGCGATAACTCCGCCACCTGCTCCCCCACGGGCAATTGTTGAGCCCGAGGATGAGCCCAGCGTGCCGGCTCCTAGCCGTGCTGTGCCCGTGGAGGAATAG
- a CDS encoding sulfatase: MNKSLLSALGISYTLLIPISAGDRQGAQASTAADRQGAQASVKPNILFILADDLGWTDLSTGSTNHGNGSDFYETPNIDRLAREGMSFTSAYMQPNCAPTRAALLSGQYAPRSGNGVYNVSSLDRGKKNGLVPPRQNEDVPASSTTVAEAFQQAGYVTAHFGKYHAGGHEGGARTLPEAAGFDYNFAGGKAGHPPGYFAKKKKNKWAFPRGFSPSLDPFSQPYDAAYVNKHALPASAVGKPKHLTDALADAFDHFLAKHVKSDKKNQPLYIHYWLYAVHTPIQPQPDIAEKFAQKKKSSPSKTGHDNTKYAALVADMDRAVGRIMTALDDPNGDGDHSDSITKNTLVVFSSDNGGHQGATSNRPLRRAKGTFYEGGVRVPLIIRQPGTIEAGSCSDTMVHAVDYYPTFLATAGIPSPQGHYLDGHSFAEVLTDPNTTRVRPPICYHFPGYMDDRASPSSTIISEIGGQRYKLIHYYEDGHSELYNISKDISETTDMARKQPEGAMAVKRQLYTQLHAWLTQTTPGWQPAYPADRATGEQLTAPTPPR, translated from the coding sequence ATGAACAAATCACTCCTCAGCGCACTCGGTATTTCATACACCCTTCTCATACCCATATCAGCGGGCGACCGCCAGGGAGCGCAAGCCTCTACAGCAGCCGACCGCCAGGGAGCGCAAGCCTCAGTCAAACCGAACATCTTGTTCATCCTCGCCGACGACCTTGGCTGGACCGACCTTTCCACCGGAAGTACCAACCACGGTAACGGCTCGGATTTTTATGAAACGCCAAACATCGACCGACTTGCCCGGGAGGGGATGTCATTCACCTCGGCTTATATGCAGCCCAACTGCGCCCCCACCCGGGCAGCGCTTCTGAGTGGCCAGTATGCCCCCCGCTCTGGCAATGGGGTTTATAACGTCAGCTCACTCGATCGTGGTAAAAAAAATGGCCTCGTCCCTCCACGGCAAAACGAGGACGTGCCGGCAAGCAGCACCACCGTTGCGGAAGCCTTCCAACAAGCGGGTTACGTGACCGCGCACTTTGGCAAGTACCATGCGGGTGGTCACGAGGGCGGTGCCCGCACCTTACCCGAGGCGGCCGGATTCGACTACAATTTCGCCGGCGGCAAAGCCGGACACCCCCCGGGCTATTTCGCTAAAAAGAAAAAAAACAAGTGGGCCTTTCCAAGGGGGTTCAGTCCGTCACTGGATCCCTTTTCCCAGCCCTACGATGCCGCCTACGTCAACAAACACGCGCTTCCAGCATCCGCCGTCGGCAAACCCAAACATCTCACCGACGCGCTCGCGGATGCCTTCGACCACTTCCTCGCCAAACATGTGAAATCGGATAAAAAAAACCAGCCCCTCTACATCCACTACTGGCTCTACGCCGTCCACACTCCGATCCAACCGCAACCTGACATCGCGGAGAAATTCGCCCAAAAGAAAAAGTCCTCACCATCGAAAACAGGACACGACAACACCAAATACGCGGCCCTTGTCGCCGACATGGACCGTGCCGTCGGCAGAATCATGACAGCTCTCGACGACCCCAACGGCGATGGCGACCACTCCGATTCCATCACTAAAAACACCCTCGTGGTTTTTTCCTCCGACAATGGTGGCCACCAAGGAGCCACATCCAACCGACCACTGCGGCGGGCCAAGGGAACCTTCTACGAAGGCGGTGTGCGCGTCCCCCTCATCATCCGCCAACCCGGCACCATCGAGGCGGGCAGTTGCAGCGATACCATGGTGCACGCTGTCGACTACTACCCGACCTTTCTCGCCACCGCCGGAATTCCCAGTCCACAGGGTCATTACCTCGACGGGCATTCCTTTGCCGAAGTGCTAACAGATCCAAATACCACGCGAGTGCGACCACCGATCTGCTACCACTTCCCCGGATACATGGACGATCGGGCATCTCCGTCATCGACGATCATCTCTGAAATCGGCGGCCAACGCTACAAGCTCATCCATTACTATGAAGACGGGCACAGCGAACTCTATAACATCAGCAAGGACATCAGCGAAACCACTGACATGGCGCGGAAACAACCCGAGGGGGCAATGGCCGTCAAGCGACAGCTCTACACCCAGCTCCACGCCTGGTTGACACAGACCACCCCAGGCTGGCAACCAGCCTATCCAGCGGACCGCGCCACCGGCGAACAACTCACCGCCCCCACGCCTCCCCGTTGA